Proteins from one Agelaius phoeniceus isolate bAgePho1 chromosome 10, bAgePho1.hap1, whole genome shotgun sequence genomic window:
- the CRYGS gene encoding gamma-crystallin S, with amino-acid sequence MSRAGTKVTFYEDKNFLGRYYECDSDCPDFHNYLSRCNSIRVDGGTWVAYERPNYAGNMYVLTHGEYPDYHHWMGLNDRLGSCKYIQIPSGGRGHIQVFEKGDFGGQMFEATEDCPSIMEEWHMREVHACRVLEGVWVFYEHPNYRGRQYVLPKGEYRKPVEWGAASPAVQSFRSISE; translated from the exons GTCACCTTCTATGAAGACAAGAACTTCCTGGGCCGTTACTACGAGTGCGACAGCGACTGCCCTGATTTCCACAACTACCTGAGCCGCTGCAACTCCATCCGCGTGGATGGAGGCACCTGGGTGGCCTACGAGAGGCCCAACTATGCTGGGAACATGTACGTGCTGACCCACGGGGAGTACCCTGACTACCACCACTGGATGGGCCTCAACGACCGCCTGGGCTCCTGCAAGTACATCCAGATC ccAAGTGGAGGCCGAGGCCACATCCAGGTGTTTGAGAAGGGAGATTTTGGCGGGCAGATGTTCGAAGCCACCGAAGACTGCCCCTCCATCATGGAGGAGTGGCACATGCGTGAGGTGCACGCCTGCAGGGTGCTGGAGGGCGTCTGGGTGTTCTACGAGCATCCCAACTACCGGGGCCGGCAGTACGTGCTGCCCAAGGGGGAGTACCGCAAGCCCGTGGAGTGGGGCGCGGCCAGCCCCGCCGTCCAGTCCTTCCGCAGCATCTCCGAGTGa